The DNA window TCCGCCGTCGAGTGGATGACGGGCCTGGAAGTCGTCGAGGTCAACATCGCCGTCAGCGACGTGCAGCTCCCGGACGAGGAGGAAGAAGAGCAGGAAGAGCCACGGCTCCGGTAGCCGGACGACGGCGGTGACGGACCAATCCCCCACGCCGACGGCTGCGAATAGTGGGCGTGAGGATCTCCCGTACGCACCTGACCCGCGGCGGGCTCGCCGCACTCAGCGGCCTGCTCGCCGGCTGCGCCGCCCTTGCCGTGGCCGAGCTCGTCTCAACGGCCGTCCGTCCGGAGGCCGGGCCCGTCACCGCGGTCGGCGGGGCGGCCATCGACCGCACACCGGCGCCCGTGAAGGACTGGGCGATCCGGAGTTTCGGTGAGAGCGACAAGCTCGTCCTGCAACTGGGCATCCTGGCGACCCTCTGCGTCCTGGCACTCGCCCTGGGCGCGGTGGCGCTGCGCCATCGGCGTACCGGTGCGGCCGGTGTGCTGCTCCTCGGTGCGGTCGGCGCCGCGGCGGCGACCGGCCGCCCCGACTCGACCGGCCTCGCGGACGGACTGCCGTCCCTGGCCGGCGGGGTGGCGGGCGCCGCCGCGCTGTACGTACTGATCGGCAGGCTGACCCGGCCACGCCGTACGGCCGCGCGGGACGACGAAGGCGGCTGGGACCGGCGGGGGTTCCTGATCGCGGCGACCGCCGCGGCCGCCGCCTCGGGCGGTGCGGGAATGCTGGGCCGTACGGTGAACAGCCGGCGCGGCCAAGGCGCCGTCGCCTCGCGCGCCGGAGTACTGCTGCCCCGGCCCGCTTCGCCCGCCGCCCCCGTGCCGCCGGGCGCCCGGCTGCGGGTTCCTGGCATCAGTTCCTTCACCACGCCCAGCAGCACGTTCTACCGCGTGGACACCGCCCTGGTGGTGCCCCGGGTGAACGCCGGCACCTGGCGGTTGCGCATCCACGGCAAGGGTGTCCGGCGTCCGGTGACCGTCACCTTCCAGGACCTGCTGGAACGCGAGTTGACCGAGCGCGACATCACCCTGACGTGTGTGTCCAACGAGGTCGGTGGCCCGTACGTGGGCAACGCGCGGTGGATCGGCGTACGACTGGCGGACCTGCTGCGCGAGGCGGGCGTGAAGCCGCCCTCACGGGGCGGCCCGGCCGATCAGCTGGTGGCCCGCTCGGTGGACGGCATGACGCTCGGCACGCCGGTGGAGGACGTCATGGACGGCCGCGACGCGATGCTCGCGGTCGGCATGAACGGCGAACCGCTCCCCTTCGTGCACGGATTTCCCGTCCGGATGATCGTCCCCGGACTGTACGGATACGTCTCGGCCTGCAAGTGGATCGAGGACATCGAACTCACCACGTTCGACGACTACGACCCGTACTGGGTGAAGCGCGAGTGGGCCCGCGAGGCTCCGGTCAAGACCCAGTCCCGCATCGACACCCCCAAGCCCTTCGCCCGCCCCACGGCCGGCACCGTCATGGTCGCCGGCGTCGCCTGGGCCCAGCGCCGCGGTGTCGAGCGCGTCGAGGTGCGTGTGGACGACGGTCCCTGGCAGCCCGCGGACCTCGCCGCGCAGGCCACCGTCGACACCTGGCGCCAGTGGTCCTTCCCCTGGAAGGCCACCCCCGGCGGCCACACCCTCACCGTGCGCGCCACCGACCGCACCGGCGCCGTACAGACCGAGAAGCGGACACGCACCATCCCCGACGGCGCCGACGGGTGGCACTCGGTCGTCGTCACCGTCGACTGACCGGTCCGTGTCTCCGGCGGGGCCGCCGCCGTGCTCAGGCACAAACACGGCCCGAACGCGGCGCGCCCCCACACCGGCGAAGGGGCCGGTGTGGGGGCGTTGCGGTGCGGCAGTGGTCAGCCGAGCTTGGCCACCTGAGCGTCGATGACGGCCTTCGGCTGCTCCGCCTTGCCCGTCAGGCTCTGGGCGTAGAAGGACGCGAGCGTGCCGCCCTTCTGCACCGCGACCAGGTGGGCCGTGCCGGTCATGCCCTCCAGGTCGGCGGTCAGGGTGAAGGCGACCGCCTCGTCACCGGCCGTGTAGGTGGCGGGGGCGACCTTGGTGTACTTCGTCTTGTCCTTGCCCACGATCACGCTGAAGCCGTCGGCGCACGCCTCACCGGCGGCGCGCAGCCCGGCGAGTGCCTCCGTGGCGCCCTTGCCGTCGTACGAACCGAGCGTGTCGCTCGTGATCGTCCCGCCCAGGGCGCCCAGACCGGCCTTCATCTTCTCCTCGGGCGAGGCGTCCTTCGCGGGCTTCGGCGGCACGGCCATCACCTTGCGCATCGACGTCGCGGCAGGCCGGCCCAGGGGCCGGAGCGCCATGGCGTCGACGAGCGGCTTGCACTCGGCCTTGTCGGTGGTGACGACCTTCGCCGCCGCGATGTCCGCCTTGGACGCGTTCACGATCTTGTGGTCCTTCAGGTCGCTCTCGGCCAGGACGAGCTTGTCCAGGTCGGTCTGCGAGACGGCCTTGGTGGCGGCGGCGTCGCCCTTGCCGCCCTTGGCGTCGTCGGTCTTGGTCTCTCCGGACCCGCAGGCGCCGGTGAGCAGGGCCAGCGAGAGCGCGGAGGCGGCGACGGCTGTACGGCGGACGGTGGTGCGGCGCATGAACAGTATTCCTCTGGATCGGTGAACAACGGTCCCCCCGCGCGAAGTTCACACATCCGGTGACACGCGGTGCTTGTTGTGATCACTGAATCTACTGGCCGCGCCCACCGGATGATCAACGGATCGGCCCGGCCCCGGTGATCGTGACGACCACGAAATCCCAGAGGCATCCAATCGAGACCCGTTCCCGTACAACCCTCACGCGACGGACCGAAGCCGCCGCCCGAGCCGTCATTCCATGGCGGGAAGCACGCCGGTGACCGGCGCGACCAGGCCGGTGAACTGCTGGAGCTCGCTGAGCTTGTCCAGCTGGCTGAGCCCGTTGAGCTGACCGGTCACGGACGGGACCTCGGCCCGGCGCTCGGCCGGTACGGCGCTCGCGCCGATGTTGTCGAGCGCGTCGGGCACGGACACCAGGTACCGGCCGGAAGTGTCGGCAGCGCCGGCGGCGGGAGCGGCGAGGGCGGAGAAACCGGCGGCGAGGGCCGCGGCGGCGAGGACACTCTTTGTCTTGATCATGACCTGAGCAACGGCCGGGACCGCCCCACGGTCACGGCTGCCGGCAGCCGATCACCCGCAAGCCACACGAGCCACGCCGGTGTTCGACCGGTGCTGAACGGCGCTCGCTCGCGCTCGTCGGCCGGCTCAGCCGCCGGCCACCGTCCGGGTCGAGACCAGTACGCCGATCTTGTCGATGCGGTGCTCGGGGTTGCCCTTGTCGTCGCGCCAGAAGTTCCCGGCCGCGTCGTCCTCGGGTGTCGCGCAGGTGGAGAT is part of the Streptomyces agglomeratus genome and encodes:
- a CDS encoding molybdopterin-dependent oxidoreductase; protein product: MRISRTHLTRGGLAALSGLLAGCAALAVAELVSTAVRPEAGPVTAVGGAAIDRTPAPVKDWAIRSFGESDKLVLQLGILATLCVLALALGAVALRHRRTGAAGVLLLGAVGAAAATGRPDSTGLADGLPSLAGGVAGAAALYVLIGRLTRPRRTAARDDEGGWDRRGFLIAATAAAAASGGAGMLGRTVNSRRGQGAVASRAGVLLPRPASPAAPVPPGARLRVPGISSFTTPSSTFYRVDTALVVPRVNAGTWRLRIHGKGVRRPVTVTFQDLLERELTERDITLTCVSNEVGGPYVGNARWIGVRLADLLREAGVKPPSRGGPADQLVARSVDGMTLGTPVEDVMDGRDAMLAVGMNGEPLPFVHGFPVRMIVPGLYGYVSACKWIEDIELTTFDDYDPYWVKREWAREAPVKTQSRIDTPKPFARPTAGTVMVAGVAWAQRRGVERVEVRVDDGPWQPADLAAQATVDTWRQWSFPWKATPGGHTLTVRATDRTGAVQTEKRTRTIPDGADGWHSVVVTVD